In Anthocerotibacter panamensis C109, the sequence CTGCGTCGCAGTCACCGTCAGGATACCGTTGAGGTCGAAGTCGAAGTGGAATAGACCTCAGAGCGCGAAACCGGTACAACCGTGTTGCGCGGGATGATCACGCTAAAGAATCCCAGGATCGGGCCAAAGGGGGTGTCAATTGCCGAAGCGATACCCAAAGAATGCGGCATCACATCCACCAAAATGACCTCAACAGGTTCCCCGACCAAAACTCCGGCTTGGAGCGCTGCGCCCATCGCTACACAGAGGTCTGGTTGGATGCCGTCGATGGGCCTCTGTCCGAGATGTTCCGCCACCATATTTTGGACCAGGAGGATGCGCGTCGAGCCCCCAACCAGGATCACCCGGTCCAATTGTTCAGTCTCCATCTGAGCGTCTTGGAGCACCCGGTCAATCGCACTTAAGGTTTCAAGCAGTAGCGGACGGAGTAGCCGCTCAAAATCAGTGCGGGGAACTTCCGTCTCTAAGTGGAGCGCAGCCGTGCCTTGAGTCGCCAGGAAGGCTTCGCGTATAGCCACAAAGCTGTGTTGGCTCAGGTGAATTTTGGCCTGCTCGGCGGCATGCAACAGCCGCGCCTGAGTCTGCGGGTCATCGGGGACTACCACCCCATGCTCTTGATAAAAAATATCCGCCAAATGCACCTGTAGGGCTCGGTCAAAATCGTCGCCTCCCAGCCGGTTGTTGCCATGGCTAGCGAGTACTTCGGTGATGTCACCGGTAATCTCGACAATCGATACGTCAAAAGTCCCGCCCCCCAAATCATATACCAGCACCCGTTCGGTATCCTCAGATTGGGCCGTGTAGGTCAGTGCTGCTGCCGTAGGTTCATTGATGATCCTGAGAACTTCAAGACCAGCGATCTCCCCAGCCTCTTTGGTCGCCTGCCGCTGAGCATCCGTGAAGTAGGCAGGGACGGTGATGACAGCCTGTGTGACAGGCTCACCCAAGGCGGTTTCCGCCCGTTGTTTCAAGGCTTTGAGGATGATCGCGGAGATCTCCTGGGGAAGGTAGCTGCGGTCGCCTAGGGGGGGCCGGTGGTCAGTTCTCATCCAGAGCATGGCAAAGATTGACCACTAATTGGGGGTGGAACGGTGGATCGAGGACCAGCGGTTTCCAAAATTCCTCCGCGCATTCAGGTTGCCCCTCGGTCAGGGCCTGTTGACCGGCCAGGGTCATGAGGGGACGGTAAAGGTTTGCCAACTCCGGGTAACGCGTTGAGCGCCGGTTGAGTTTCAAAAAGGTATGGCCTGCATCGTGAAATTTGCCTTGTTCGATAAGCCGCACTGTATTCAAGACGAGCAAGGGTTCGCGCGGTACGGTACTGTCTGGTTGTGGTGCGCCCAAGTCCAGACTTCCGGTGTGGGCTTGCTGGAGCGCAAGTAACCGCATGGGGGCCAGACCGTGGTTGACAACCTTCCGACTGCCTAACGTCAGGGTCTTAGCAGCTCCTGCCCAATCGCTTAGCCTCTGTTGGGTATAGGCTATCCAGCTTGAGGGGCTGTCTCCTGGCGTCAAGGGGCGCTTAAGTTTTTGCAGGTGCGCTAGAGCAGTCTCGGGAGAATCCGCCTGGAGGTCCAAAACTCCCCACGCCCAGTTCAAGGTCGCTGCCGGGAAGCGCTTAGTCTGATGGGTGAGCAGGTCTCTGACCATGGTGTACTCATGTTTGAGCAGCAAAAGTTTTAGGTAGCAGACTGCATAGTCCTTGGGGAGTTCTTCGCGTACAAAAGCAGTGCGGATGAGATCTAATGCAGTGTTGAGGCCCTTGACTCCCTCTGTGAGCAGACAGCGTGCGAGCCAATAGTGGGTTTCGCCCTTGAGCCCCAAAGTTAATGCCTGACGGAAGGAATTTTCAGCTCTTTTGATTTTGCCCTGCTGAAACTCTTGCTGCCCTTGCAATAACCAAATATTGGCCTCCGGGGTCGCAAATTGGAGGTCGGGTCGGGTGCGCCGAGACTTCTGCATCGCTTCTAGGGCTTCTCGATAGCGCTGCTGCTGTAGCGTCTCTTCTGGAGTCAGACTCGCTGGGGCAGCCTTGCCTTGGGAAGGTTTGGATCGCATATCGATTCCCCCGTTTCAGCGTAATCTATTGCAGGTTGGAACCTGCTAGGTTTGACTATCCTTCCCCTCTTTGAAGGGAGCACTTAGGATGAGGCAAGTGTTTACAGATTATACTGTCAGCCTCCTGGGATCTTGCACCGGACCAAAGGGGATTCATTTATTGCGACATTTATTGCAGACCACCTGCGTCACCACCACGCGCAGTTATCAGGAGACTGAAGCCATGACAGAATACATCCAAGTCCTGACCACTACCCCTGACCAGACTCATGCCCAAGACCTTGCTCAGAAGTTGGTGGAGCAGAAATTAGCAGGCTGTGTCCAGATACTCGGACCCATCACCAGCACCTACCGCTGGCAAGGTGCCATCGAGACGGCAACCGAATGGCTCTGCATCATTAAGAGCCGCAACGATCTCTATCCTGTTCTCGAACACACTATCCGAGCTAACCACCCCTAC encodes:
- a CDS encoding tetratricopeptide repeat protein; amino-acid sequence: MRSKPSQGKAAPASLTPEETLQQQRYREALEAMQKSRRTRPDLQFATPEANIWLLQGQQEFQQGKIKRAENSFRQALTLGLKGETHYWLARCLLTEGVKGLNTALDLIRTAFVREELPKDYAVCYLKLLLLKHEYTMVRDLLTHQTKRFPAATLNWAWGVLDLQADSPETALAHLQKLKRPLTPGDSPSSWIAYTQQRLSDWAGAAKTLTLGSRKVVNHGLAPMRLLALQQAHTGSLDLGAPQPDSTVPREPLLVLNTVRLIEQGKFHDAGHTFLKLNRRSTRYPELANLYRPLMTLAGQQALTEGQPECAEEFWKPLVLDPPFHPQLVVNLCHALDEN
- the cutA gene encoding divalent-cation tolerance protein CutA, with protein sequence MTEYIQVLTTTPDQTHAQDLAQKLVEQKLAGCVQILGPITSTYRWQGAIETATEWLCIIKSRNDLYPVLEHTIRANHPYAVPEVLAVAVVAGSAGYLGWLEGALLRREAHL